Proteins from one Desulfonauticus submarinus genomic window:
- a CDS encoding NIL domain-containing protein, producing MNKKYPSKIIALHFASGVSRQPMMCNLARKFDLTFNILKARITPKEEGHMIIELTGPEEDFQKGLSYLQENGVSIQEVAQNIARDENLCMHCGICLSLCLTGALSLNPKTRLIEFNPEKCTACGRCTKICPVKAMQVQIDTNGE from the coding sequence ATGAATAAAAAATATCCCTCTAAAATTATTGCTTTACATTTTGCCTCAGGTGTATCCCGACAACCTATGATGTGTAATTTAGCAAGAAAATTTGATTTAACGTTTAATATTTTAAAAGCCAGGATTACTCCAAAAGAAGAAGGACATATGATTATTGAGCTCACGGGTCCAGAAGAGGATTTTCAAAAAGGTCTTTCTTATTTACAAGAAAATGGTGTTTCTATTCAAGAAGTAGCTCAAAATATCGCTAGAGATGAAAATTTGTGTATGCATTGTGGAATTTGTTTAAGTTTGTGTCTTACTGGTGCTTTATCTTTAAATCCAAAAACTAGGCTTATAGAGTTTAATCCTGAAAAGTGCACTGCATGTGGAAGATGCACAAAAATTTGTCCTGTGAAGGCCATGCAGGTCCAAATTGACACTAATGGTGAATAA
- a CDS encoding PilZ domain-containing protein, producing MNQESRTFSRVKTRLKMYFRPTSKDARPLFLGCVGCESQSTGFEDFHSPHLPKEFFDFLLNLDNKLNMILNFLSQKTLSQEYPYQGEVIEISGAGFKFISSTPVKVGDFIEAAVALSSVPPVLIGVVGEVIREEIIHDQKIYAFKYVHIRESDREQIVQFVFKEQREILREQRL from the coding sequence ATGAACCAAGAGAGTAGAACTTTTTCTAGGGTTAAAACCCGTTTGAAGATGTATTTTAGGCCAACTTCTAAAGATGCAAGGCCATTGTTTTTAGGGTGCGTTGGTTGTGAGAGTCAATCCACAGGATTTGAAGACTTCCATTCTCCCCACCTTCCAAAAGAGTTTTTTGATTTTTTGCTTAACTTAGACAATAAGCTAAATATGATTTTAAATTTTTTAAGCCAAAAAACTTTAAGTCAGGAATATCCATACCAAGGAGAAGTTATTGAAATAAGTGGGGCAGGTTTTAAATTTATTTCCTCTACTCCTGTGAAGGTCGGAGATTTTATAGAAGCAGCTGTTGCGTTGTCTTCTGTGCCTCCTGTATTGATAGGCGTGGTAGGTGAAGTTATTCGAGAAGAAATTATTCATGATCAAAAAATATATGCTTTTAAATATGTTCACATTAGGGAATCTGATAGAGAACAAATCGTACAATTTGTTTTTAAAGAACAAAGGGAGATTCTACGTGAACAACGGCTTTAA
- a CDS encoding protein phosphatase CheZ codes for MKDLSQEILDNLSSKLEVSLKDVIAEVLEKEVSKALAKTLMESEFYRNLSEELRSGLKNIYSNIEETKKTGLSQKETEYLLNETSDQLDAILRTTEQATMEIMGLVEKHLDQMPQIEEICQRVKKGQVCPEDGFTLLAWQKSLNQDLLSIMTSLSFQDLTGQRIKKIIDALRQIEEQVFQLYVSSSLSLKVKEKNPDKDFEEIKQEAQAKMSELKGPQEKVKQEDVDELLAELGL; via the coding sequence TTGAAAGACTTAAGTCAAGAAATATTGGATAATTTGAGCTCTAAGTTGGAAGTATCTTTAAAAGATGTTATAGCAGAGGTTTTAGAAAAGGAGGTTAGCAAAGCCTTAGCTAAGACCTTAATGGAAAGTGAATTTTATCGAAATTTAAGTGAGGAACTTCGTTCAGGTTTAAAAAATATTTATAGTAATATTGAGGAAACAAAAAAAACAGGTCTTTCTCAAAAAGAAACAGAATATTTATTAAATGAAACTTCTGATCAACTTGATGCTATTTTACGAACCACTGAGCAAGCCACAATGGAAATAATGGGCTTAGTGGAAAAACATTTAGATCAGATGCCTCAAATAGAGGAGATTTGTCAGAGAGTAAAGAAAGGTCAGGTTTGTCCAGAAGATGGGTTTACTCTTTTGGCTTGGCAAAAAAGCTTAAATCAAGACCTTTTATCTATTATGACTAGTCTTAGTTTTCAGGATTTGACAGGGCAACGAATTAAAAAGATTATTGATGCCTTACGTCAAATAGAAGAACAAGTGTTTCAACTTTATGTATCTTCTAGTCTTAGTTTAAAAGTAAAAGAAAAAAATCCTGATAAAGATTTTGAAGAAATAAAACAAGAAGCCCAAGCTAAAATGTCGGAATTAAAAGGACCTCAAGAAAAGGTAAAGCAGGAAGATGTAGATGAACTCTTAGCTGAGCTGGGGTTGTAG
- a CDS encoding cation diffusion facilitator family transporter produces the protein MPKPNSLKSIFFALGANLAIFIAKLGAALFTGSGSLLAEAIHSLADTGNQLLLLWGLKLSRRPPTPKHPLGHGKAIFFWSFIVALLLFSMGGMFSIYEGFYKLKHPKTISYPFLALGVLLFSLLAEGISLIGCLKEINKVRKNQTLLTWFKKTRQSELLVVFGEDSAAIIGLTFAFLAIVLSIITQNPFYDALGSILIGILLIVIALAIGSEVYELLIGQGVEPEIKEKIIELLEKQPEIKQVLNLITLQLGPNVMVAVKAKMNLKKSALELVNDINQCEQILKKHFPQVKWIFFEPDIKK, from the coding sequence ATGCCCAAACCCAATTCTTTAAAATCCATTTTTTTTGCCTTAGGAGCAAATTTAGCAATTTTTATTGCCAAACTAGGAGCAGCACTCTTTACTGGTTCAGGATCATTACTTGCAGAAGCTATCCATTCCTTAGCAGATACAGGAAATCAACTCTTGCTTTTATGGGGATTAAAGTTATCACGTCGCCCTCCTACTCCAAAACATCCTTTAGGGCACGGTAAAGCGATCTTTTTTTGGTCTTTTATTGTTGCTTTGCTTTTATTTTCTATGGGAGGAATGTTTTCTATTTACGAAGGCTTTTATAAACTAAAACATCCAAAAACAATTTCTTACCCATTTTTAGCTCTAGGAGTGCTTCTATTCTCACTTTTAGCAGAGGGCATATCTCTTATTGGATGCCTTAAAGAAATCAATAAAGTACGTAAAAATCAAACTCTATTGACCTGGTTTAAAAAAACACGTCAAAGCGAACTCCTGGTAGTATTTGGAGAAGATAGTGCAGCAATTATAGGTTTAACATTTGCATTTTTAGCTATAGTTTTAAGTATCATTACCCAAAATCCTTTTTATGATGCCTTAGGAAGTATTTTGATAGGGATTTTACTTATTGTAATCGCCTTAGCAATTGGAAGTGAAGTTTACGAACTACTAATAGGACAAGGAGTAGAACCAGAAATAAAAGAAAAAATAATTGAGCTTTTGGAAAAACAACCTGAAATAAAACAAGTTTTAAATCTTATTACTCTTCAACTAGGACCTAATGTTATGGTGGCTGTCAAAGCAAAAATGAATTTAAAAAAATCAGCACTAGAACTAGTTAATGATATTAATCAATGCGAACAAATATTAAAAAAACATTTCCCTCAAGTAAAATGGATATTTTTTGAGCCAGATATTAAAAAATAA
- a CDS encoding transcription antitermination factor NusB has protein sequence MKKQKIDPIRSTSLQIVKKTLNGQDLQAVLNQSLNQLENQQDKALLTELCYGYFRYKRQLEYLLKTLFLPKWNKLPLDIKIVLGLSCYELYYLSKIPAYATLSWSVNLIKNKYNAKLGGLVNAVLRKCTQIDLTDTIFKQDNPSLATFLSRKYSMPFWIVELLLKEQNKTDVENFLKSSLKRPPTSLLLLKPITIPKELKPGILQETPCGFSIKPKWEEKIFSFFKKNNIPYYPQSLASQQILLKLISQIKEPIWDACAGSGGKSFVLYRLGFKPFASDINLKRLLFLKQQLHVWNLKPKIFRADAKQPPFKKVTTILLDAPCSGLGVLAKRPDIKWKRSLKDIKQLSAIQQKLLSNTFQVLPKGGVLLYLTCTVTKKENEEQVNFLLEKYSSKVKLECIIKPNFQTEKEYFFGAKFIKIGN, from the coding sequence ATGAAAAAACAAAAAATTGATCCTATTAGATCAACATCATTACAAATAGTAAAAAAAACTCTCAATGGCCAAGATTTACAAGCTGTACTTAATCAATCCCTAAACCAATTAGAAAATCAACAAGACAAAGCATTACTTACAGAACTCTGCTATGGATATTTTCGATATAAAAGACAATTAGAATATCTCTTAAAGACTTTATTTTTACCTAAATGGAATAAACTTCCCTTGGATATAAAAATTGTGTTGGGCTTAAGTTGTTATGAACTTTATTATTTATCTAAAATCCCAGCCTATGCCACTTTATCTTGGAGTGTAAACCTTATTAAAAACAAATATAATGCCAAACTTGGCGGATTAGTAAATGCAGTTTTAAGAAAATGCACACAAATAGATCTAACAGATACTATCTTTAAACAAGACAATCCATCCCTGGCTACATTTTTGTCTAGAAAATACTCAATGCCTTTTTGGATAGTAGAACTGCTTTTAAAAGAACAAAACAAAACCGATGTGGAGAATTTCTTAAAATCTTCTCTTAAACGACCTCCAACATCCCTTTTACTCTTAAAACCTATAACCATTCCTAAAGAGCTAAAACCAGGGATTTTACAAGAAACACCTTGTGGATTTAGTATAAAACCCAAGTGGGAAGAAAAAATTTTCTCCTTTTTTAAAAAAAATAATATTCCTTATTATCCCCAAAGTCTTGCTAGCCAACAAATACTTTTAAAATTAATCTCCCAAATAAAAGAACCTATTTGGGATGCATGTGCTGGAAGTGGGGGCAAATCTTTTGTTCTTTATAGGCTTGGGTTTAAGCCTTTTGCTAGTGATATTAATCTAAAAAGACTACTCTTTTTAAAACAACAACTTCATGTTTGGAATCTTAAACCAAAAATCTTTAGAGCAGATGCCAAACAACCTCCTTTTAAAAAAGTAACAACTATCTTATTAGATGCACCTTGTTCTGGGCTTGGAGTTTTAGCAAAACGTCCTGACATAAAATGGAAACGCAGTTTAAAAGATATTAAGCAATTATCCGCTATTCAACAAAAACTCCTCTCCAATACTTTTCAAGTACTTCCTAAAGGAGGAGTGCTTTTATATCTTACTTGCACAGTCACCAAAAAAGAAAATGAGGAACAAGTAAATTTTTTACTTGAAAAATATTCCTCTAAAGTTAAATTAGAATGCATAATTAAACCAAATTTCCAAACAGAAAAAGAATATTTTTTTGGCGCTAAATTCATTAAAATAGGTAATTAA
- a CDS encoding DUF116 domain-containing protein: MNKYKSLLEEISDSIPAKKRLFIGLITLTSVLLSLFLILLWLIPYIGLKSIHPFAPYILGFIIIVLILFIAWSSLGLVLSILWKRNILFAHKIRGLTIKFFLPLMVLVGKLFDISKQKVRASFIKVNNELVLSEYKKYSPNEVLLLLPHCLQNSRCSRRLTYNIYNCKLCGKCPIADLIKLHKKFGVHMAIATGGTIARRIVVQTRPKMIIAVACERDLASGIQDTYPLPVYGILNQRPKGPCLDTLVPIEQVEKALGHFVIQK; this comes from the coding sequence GTGAACAAATATAAATCTCTTTTAGAAGAAATATCTGACTCCATTCCGGCTAAAAAACGATTATTTATTGGTTTAATTACGCTTACCTCTGTTTTACTCTCTCTGTTTTTAATTCTACTTTGGCTTATTCCTTACATAGGCTTAAAGTCCATCCATCCTTTTGCTCCTTATATTCTAGGCTTTATTATTATTGTGCTTATTTTATTTATTGCGTGGTCATCATTAGGATTAGTATTAAGTATTCTTTGGAAACGAAATATTTTATTTGCCCACAAAATTAGAGGGCTTACTATTAAATTTTTCCTACCTCTTATGGTTTTAGTAGGGAAACTTTTTGACATCTCAAAACAAAAAGTACGAGCATCTTTTATTAAAGTAAATAACGAACTAGTCTTAAGTGAATATAAAAAATATTCTCCAAATGAAGTACTGCTTCTTTTACCTCATTGTTTACAAAATAGTCGATGTTCAAGACGCCTTACTTACAATATCTACAACTGCAAACTATGTGGAAAATGCCCTATTGCTGACCTTATTAAATTACATAAAAAATTTGGAGTACATATGGCCATAGCCACTGGAGGTACTATTGCTAGACGCATTGTAGTCCAGACAAGACCTAAAATGATTATCGCTGTAGCTTGTGAACGAGACCTAGCCAGTGGAATACAAGATACCTATCCGCTACCTGTCTATGGAATTTTAAACCAACGACCTAAAGGGCCTTGCCTAGATACTCTAGTACCTATTGAGCAAGTAGAAAAAGCTTTGGGACACTTTGTAATCCAAAAATGA
- the fmt gene encoding methionyl-tRNA formyltransferase: protein MAQTKKKIVFMGTPEFAATILKYILKWPQGDIVGIYTQPDRPCGRGRKIKCSPVKELAQKHGLPIFQPKTFKEPAAIETLKSLDPDFLVVAAYGLILPKSVLEIPKIAPLNVHASLLPKYRGAAPIQRAILNGEKVTGITIMLMDEGMDTGPILLQRALAIGIDDTAASLHDELANLGGELIVEALTKMSQGKLTPLPQPEERASYAPKLCKEEGLIDFNKSALEVHNQIRGLYPWPGAFFYFTKADGKNIQVQLFPGKVGDQLPKNHNFKPGQIAKIEDNTLFFVCKDRFYLVSKLKPANSKIMDATAFFCGFLSKCKTAPKK, encoded by the coding sequence ATGGCTCAAACAAAGAAAAAAATAGTTTTCATGGGCACTCCTGAGTTTGCGGCTACTATTTTAAAATATATCTTAAAATGGCCGCAAGGAGATATTGTTGGAATATATACCCAACCTGATAGACCATGTGGACGAGGTAGAAAAATAAAGTGTAGCCCTGTAAAGGAACTAGCCCAAAAACACGGCCTACCTATTTTTCAACCTAAAACTTTTAAAGAGCCAGCAGCTATAGAAACCTTAAAGTCTTTAGATCCAGATTTTTTAGTTGTAGCTGCATATGGACTTATTCTACCTAAAAGTGTTTTAGAAATTCCCAAAATAGCTCCTTTAAACGTACACGCATCATTATTGCCTAAATATAGAGGAGCGGCTCCCATTCAAAGAGCTATCTTAAATGGCGAAAAAGTAACAGGAATTACTATTATGCTTATGGATGAAGGCATGGATACAGGGCCAATTTTACTGCAAAGAGCCCTTGCCATTGGAATTGATGATACTGCTGCTTCTCTCCATGATGAATTGGCTAACTTAGGCGGAGAGCTCATTGTAGAAGCTCTTACCAAAATGAGCCAAGGAAAATTAACCCCTCTTCCTCAACCAGAAGAAAGAGCCTCTTATGCTCCAAAACTTTGTAAAGAAGAAGGATTAATAGACTTTAACAAATCAGCCCTAGAGGTTCACAATCAAATTCGTGGGCTCTATCCCTGGCCTGGAGCTTTTTTTTATTTTACCAAAGCAGATGGGAAAAATATTCAAGTACAACTTTTCCCAGGAAAAGTAGGCGACCAGCTACCTAAAAATCACAACTTTAAACCAGGTCAAATTGCTAAAATAGAAGACAATACTCTTTTTTTTGTTTGTAAAGACAGATTTTATTTAGTATCAAAATTAAAACCTGCAAATAGTAAAATAATGGATGCTACGGCATTTTTCTGTGGATTTTTAAGTAAATGTAAAACAGCACCAAAAAAGTGA
- the def gene encoding peptide deformylase, whose translation MSEVLKIITYPNEILTRKSIPIETIDEEIKTLAQNMALTMYENDGIGLAAPQIGQNIRLITVDISGPKKRESLLTLINPEIIYREGEIESEEGCLSVIGYRAKVKRAAKVKVVATNLDKEKIELEAEELLAICLQHEIDHLEGILFIDRISRLKRNLYDKRLKKWLKQRKK comes from the coding sequence ATGAGCGAAGTTTTAAAAATTATTACCTATCCTAATGAAATTTTGACCCGCAAATCTATACCCATTGAAACCATAGATGAAGAAATAAAAACATTGGCCCAAAATATGGCCCTTACCATGTATGAAAATGACGGAATTGGTTTAGCTGCTCCCCAGATAGGCCAAAATATTCGCTTAATAACTGTGGACATCTCTGGACCTAAAAAAAGAGAATCTCTTTTAACCTTGATTAATCCTGAAATTATCTATCGAGAAGGTGAAATAGAAAGCGAAGAAGGATGTTTAAGTGTTATTGGTTATAGAGCAAAAGTTAAAAGAGCAGCCAAGGTAAAAGTAGTTGCTACAAATTTAGACAAAGAAAAAATAGAGTTAGAAGCTGAAGAATTACTGGCGATTTGTCTCCAACACGAAATAGATCACTTAGAAGGAATCTTGTTTATTGATCGCATCAGCAGGCTAAAACGTAATCTTTATGATAAAAGGCTAAAAAAATGGCTCAAACAAAGAAAAAAATAG
- the aspS gene encoding aspartate--tRNA ligase: protein METQRKVILDELNGWKRTHHCAELTLQNDGQEVCLMGWVQFRRDHGGLIFIDLRDREGLTQVVFAPEVNKDALEKAHILRSEDVIAIKGLVRPRPKDMINPKLKTGEIEVVVKDFKILNNSKTPPFLIEDRAEVSENLRLKYRYLDLRRPYMTKNIITRSKAAQSVRSYLNECGFLEIETPILTKSTPEGARDFLVPSRLNQGSFYALPQSPQLFKQLLMFSGFDKYYQIVKCFRDEDLRADRQPEFTQIDIEMSFVEEEDVIQMAEGLIAKLFKDILNIEVNLPFPRLSYAQAIEEYGLDKPDIRFDLKLKDITHIVQNSEFRLFKQASLVKALKLPQGAKLSRKEIDDLTELVKIYGAGGLAWIKIKDNEWQSPIAKFLSEEEKQGITNALDLKVGDIVFFQAGNPEIVNTALGYLRIKLAEMFNLIPKDTYAFTWVVDFPLLEWDEEEKRWVARHHPFTAPKPEHLALLEKEPEKVLARAYDLVLNGHEIGGGSIRIHTQDLQNKMFKVLGIDSQEAEEKFGFLLEALKYGTPPHGGIAFGFDRIIMLMTKAKSIRDVIAFPKTQKATCLLTEAPSKVSSRQLRELGLKVKEKK, encoded by the coding sequence ATGGAAACACAAAGAAAAGTTATTTTAGATGAACTAAACGGTTGGAAACGAACCCACCACTGCGCAGAGTTAACTTTGCAAAATGATGGCCAAGAAGTTTGTCTTATGGGATGGGTTCAATTTAGAAGAGACCATGGTGGACTTATTTTTATTGATCTACGAGACAGAGAAGGCCTTACTCAAGTAGTATTTGCTCCAGAAGTAAACAAAGATGCTTTAGAAAAAGCTCATATCTTACGAAGTGAAGATGTTATTGCTATTAAAGGTCTAGTTAGACCTCGGCCTAAGGACATGATTAATCCAAAATTAAAAACAGGAGAAATAGAAGTTGTTGTTAAGGATTTTAAGATATTAAACAATTCTAAAACTCCTCCATTTCTTATTGAAGACAGAGCAGAAGTTTCGGAAAATCTTCGTTTAAAATATCGCTATCTCGACCTAAGACGGCCTTATATGACCAAAAATATTATTACACGCAGCAAAGCCGCCCAAAGCGTCCGTTCATACCTCAATGAATGTGGTTTTTTAGAAATAGAAACACCCATTTTAACTAAATCAACTCCTGAAGGGGCTCGAGATTTTTTAGTCCCAAGTAGATTAAACCAAGGAAGTTTCTATGCACTTCCACAATCACCACAACTTTTTAAACAGCTCTTAATGTTTTCTGGTTTTGATAAGTATTACCAAATTGTTAAATGTTTTAGAGACGAAGACTTACGAGCAGATAGACAACCAGAATTTACTCAAATTGATATAGAAATGTCTTTTGTAGAAGAAGAAGATGTAATTCAAATGGCAGAAGGACTTATTGCCAAGCTATTTAAAGATATTCTAAATATAGAGGTCAACTTGCCTTTTCCAAGACTAAGTTATGCCCAAGCTATTGAAGAATATGGTTTAGATAAGCCAGATATTAGATTTGATCTAAAGTTAAAAGATATTACCCATATTGTTCAAAATTCTGAATTTAGATTATTTAAACAAGCCTCTTTAGTAAAGGCCTTAAAATTACCCCAAGGAGCTAAATTATCCCGAAAAGAAATCGATGATTTAACAGAATTAGTGAAAATATATGGAGCTGGTGGGCTGGCTTGGATAAAAATCAAGGATAATGAATGGCAATCTCCTATTGCTAAATTTTTAAGTGAAGAAGAAAAACAAGGAATAACTAATGCTCTAGATCTAAAAGTAGGGGATATTGTCTTTTTCCAAGCAGGAAATCCTGAGATAGTAAATACAGCCCTAGGTTATTTAAGAATAAAATTAGCTGAAATGTTTAATCTAATTCCAAAAGACACTTATGCCTTTACCTGGGTTGTTGATTTTCCTCTTCTAGAATGGGATGAAGAAGAAAAACGTTGGGTAGCCAGACACCATCCATTTACAGCACCTAAACCAGAACATTTAGCTTTACTTGAAAAAGAACCTGAAAAGGTCCTCGCCAGAGCCTATGATCTAGTTTTAAACGGTCATGAAATTGGCGGTGGCTCTATTCGTATTCATACTCAAGACCTTCAAAATAAAATGTTTAAAGTACTTGGCATTGATTCCCAAGAAGCAGAAGAAAAATTTGGTTTTTTACTTGAAGCCTTAAAATATGGGACTCCTCCTCATGGAGGTATTGCCTTTGGTTTTGATCGTATTATTATGCTTATGACAAAGGCAAAATCAATTAGAGATGTTATTGCTTTTCCAAAAACTCAGAAAGCAACTTGTTTACTAACAGAAGCTCCGTCAAAAGTAAGCTCAAGACAATTAAGAGAGTTGGGGCTTAAAGTAAAAGAAAAAAAATAA
- the hisS gene encoding histidine--tRNA ligase yields the protein MNKITKIKGFADLFPPESTVYVQMEETARQVFSAYGCNEVRIPIVEKTELFARTIGGETDIVQKEMYTFQDRKGRSLTLRPEATAGMVRAFIESGPSQGSIAKYFTLGPMFRYERPQKGRMRQFHQIDVEFFGPTTPQADGELILMLWHYLTALKLDNFHLEINSLGCPKCRPQFKQKLLSFLQHIDESKLCADCKRRKQTNPLRVLDCKVSTCKEMVASAPKIIDSLCLECQKHFKDVLAILDKAGLNYTLNHLLVRGLDYYQRTTFEIIAENPNIGSQSAIAGGGRYDGLVKNLGGPDIPGLGFACGMERIALLLDKQNNFKQDFFLAVLSDKALNQAILLAQKLRNKGFKGEVSFEAKSLKSQLRYAHKKEVKTCLILGEDELSSGVIQAKNMETGLQQTIALEDIEQALGINF from the coding sequence ATGAACAAAATAACTAAAATCAAAGGCTTTGCAGATCTATTTCCACCTGAAAGCACTGTGTATGTGCAAATGGAAGAAACAGCAAGACAAGTTTTTAGTGCTTATGGCTGTAATGAAGTCCGTATTCCTATTGTAGAAAAAACAGAGCTTTTTGCTAGAACTATTGGCGGAGAAACAGACATTGTTCAAAAAGAAATGTATACTTTCCAAGATCGTAAGGGCAGAAGTCTCACTTTGCGTCCAGAGGCAACAGCAGGAATGGTAAGAGCTTTTATCGAATCAGGCCCTTCCCAAGGAAGTATAGCCAAATATTTTACCCTTGGGCCTATGTTTCGGTATGAACGTCCTCAAAAAGGGCGCATGCGACAATTTCATCAAATCGATGTAGAATTTTTTGGGCCTACTACTCCTCAGGCTGATGGTGAGTTAATTCTTATGTTATGGCATTATCTTACTGCCCTCAAATTAGATAATTTTCATTTAGAAATAAATTCTTTGGGATGTCCCAAATGTAGGCCACAGTTTAAACAAAAACTTTTATCTTTTCTTCAACATATTGATGAATCAAAGTTATGTGCTGATTGTAAACGAAGGAAACAAACCAATCCTTTACGAGTATTAGATTGTAAGGTCTCTACCTGCAAAGAAATGGTTGCGTCTGCACCAAAAATAATAGACTCTCTCTGTTTAGAATGTCAAAAACATTTTAAAGATGTTCTTGCTATTTTAGATAAAGCTGGGCTCAATTATACATTAAACCACCTCCTAGTTCGAGGTTTAGATTATTATCAAAGAACCACTTTTGAAATAATTGCAGAAAATCCTAATATAGGGTCTCAAAGCGCTATTGCAGGGGGCGGTAGATATGATGGGTTAGTTAAAAATTTAGGTGGACCTGATATTCCAGGTCTAGGTTTTGCCTGTGGCATGGAGCGTATTGCCCTTTTGCTAGACAAACAAAACAACTTTAAACAAGATTTTTTTCTAGCTGTGCTTTCTGATAAAGCCCTTAATCAGGCAATTTTACTTGCCCAAAAACTTAGAAATAAAGGTTTTAAAGGCGAGGTAAGTTTTGAGGCTAAAAGTCTAAAAAGCCAACTACGATACGCTCACAAAAAAGAGGTTAAAACTTGCCTTATTCTAGGGGAAGATGAATTATCCTCAGGAGTAATTCAGGCAAAGAACATGGAAACAGGTCTTCAACAAACCATTGCTCTAGAAGATATAGAACAAGCTCTAGGCATTAATTTTTAA
- a CDS encoding molybdopterin-guanine dinucleotide biosynthesis protein MobB yields MKGELKALGFVGYKNSGKTSLIVEVAKTLTAQKYKVVMAKFSHHDFDREDTDTKKFKKCGCISIGLSENETFISWPFFKSLTDILPLLDADVLLVEGGKDLGWLPRIVLPKDEEDFDKLDNGLVLGYYHNSLKFKYKQFKNPAEVASLVLEKGFALPGLNCGACGFEDCSGLGKAIVQNKADISFCKILNNSETIVKVDNKRILLNPFVERVLKNNILAVLTELKGFKKGKIEVKFTV; encoded by the coding sequence ATGAAGGGTGAGTTAAAGGCTCTTGGTTTTGTAGGATATAAAAATTCAGGGAAGACTTCTTTAATTGTAGAAGTGGCTAAAACCTTAACAGCTCAAAAATATAAGGTAGTGATGGCAAAATTTTCTCATCATGACTTTGATCGTGAGGATACAGATACAAAGAAATTTAAAAAATGTGGGTGTATAAGCATAGGATTAAGTGAAAATGAAACGTTTATAAGTTGGCCTTTTTTTAAGTCCTTAACAGATATTTTGCCATTGTTAGACGCAGATGTTTTACTAGTAGAGGGCGGAAAAGATTTAGGATGGCTTCCGCGTATAGTTTTGCCTAAAGACGAAGAAGATTTTGATAAATTGGATAATGGTTTAGTGTTGGGTTATTATCACAATTCGCTTAAATTTAAGTATAAACAATTTAAAAATCCTGCAGAAGTAGCTTCTTTAGTTTTAGAAAAAGGTTTTGCTTTGCCTGGTTTAAACTGCGGAGCCTGTGGATTTGAAGATTGTTCTGGACTTGGAAAAGCTATTGTTCAAAACAAAGCAGATATTTCTTTTTGTAAGATATTAAATAATAGTGAGACTATCGTAAAAGTAGATAATAAGAGGATTTTACTAAATCCTTTTGTAGAACGAGTATTAAAAAATAATATTTTAGCTGTTTTAACAGAGTTAAAGGGTTTTAAAAAAGGCAAAATTGAGGTTAAATTTACAGTATAG